A genomic region of Desulfosarcina ovata subsp. ovata contains the following coding sequences:
- a CDS encoding DUF4416 family protein translates to MSRPQPPKPAKPIVGFFLKERSLAADIAGMLQARLGPVDMISPWLDFDFTSYYEKEMGAPLFRRLMVFKPLIEQTRLAAIKRMTNELENTLQRGGRRRVNIDPGYLLPERFVLATGKNFTHRIYIGEGIYADLTLIYRKGVFRTLPWTYPDYADRRLIDFLTLVRNKYMIDLKKELARKPDALPGSASPDAGGEFS, encoded by the coding sequence ATGAGCCGCCCCCAGCCCCCCAAACCGGCCAAGCCGATCGTGGGATTTTTTTTAAAGGAGCGATCCCTGGCCGCGGACATCGCCGGGATGCTGCAGGCCCGACTGGGCCCTGTGGACATGATCAGCCCCTGGCTCGACTTTGATTTTACCAGCTACTACGAAAAGGAGATGGGGGCGCCCCTTTTCCGTCGGCTGATGGTTTTCAAACCGCTGATCGAACAAACCCGGCTGGCCGCGATCAAACGGATGACCAACGAACTGGAAAACACGCTTCAACGCGGGGGCCGGCGCCGGGTGAACATCGATCCCGGTTACCTGCTTCCCGAACGCTTTGTCCTGGCCACCGGGAAGAATTTTACTCACCGCATCTACATCGGCGAGGGGATTTATGCCGACCTGACCCTGATTTACCGGAAAGGCGTTTTTCGCACGCTGCCATGGACCTACCCGGACTATGCCGACCGGCGTCTGATTGACTTTTTAACCCTGGTTCGAAATAAGTATATGATCGACCTTAAAAAAGAGCTGGCCCGGAAGCCGGATGCGCTGCCCGGCAGTGCATCGCCCGACGCCGGCGGGGAGTTTTCATGA
- the gmk gene encoding guanylate kinase, with protein sequence MDPMAPNDPVAPDKSAGSGRLFVVSAPSGAGKSTLCQAARKQLPDLVYSVSSTTRPPRSGEQDGRDYFFVSREDFQKGIDKGLWVEWAQVHDNYYGTSARFIDGHLAAGRDVLMDIDVQGARQILERYPQTITIFIMVPSMAALRQRLTARGQDDMDVIEKRLRNAKAEIAQKERYRYVVVNDDLPAAIDRFVRILKGEAD encoded by the coding sequence ATGGACCCGATGGCCCCCAATGATCCGGTCGCACCGGATAAATCTGCTGGCAGTGGTCGTCTTTTTGTGGTTTCGGCCCCGTCGGGTGCCGGTAAGAGCACCTTGTGCCAGGCCGCCCGTAAGCAATTGCCGGACCTGGTCTACTCGGTCAGTTCGACCACCCGCCCACCGCGTTCCGGGGAGCAGGACGGGCGCGATTACTTCTTTGTCAGCCGCGAGGATTTCCAAAAAGGCATTGACAAAGGCCTGTGGGTGGAGTGGGCCCAGGTGCACGACAACTACTACGGTACCTCGGCCCGTTTTATCGACGGCCATCTGGCCGCCGGGCGGGATGTGCTCATGGACATTGACGTCCAAGGCGCCCGGCAGATCCTCGAGCGGTATCCGCAGACCATCACGATTTTTATCATGGTCCCCTCCATGGCGGCTTTGCGCCAGCGGCTTACCGCCCGCGGCCAGGACGACATGGACGTGATCGAAAAACGACTGCGCAATGCCAAGGCGGAAATCGCCCAGAAGGAACGCTACCGGTACGTGGTGGTCAACGATGACTTGCCGGCGGCCATCGACCGGTTTGTGCGCATCCTGAAAGGTGAGGCCGACTGA
- a CDS encoding YicC/YloC family endoribonuclease — translation MIKSMTAYARVEQQVAPFTFRIEVRTYNSRHLDVALKLTHGFEPLEERIKTRIAGTVARGRVEIRVIIQDESEASTVFEVNLPRAKAYHRALCDLNQALGKSDPVAMETVLATGGLIQTVEVEKDVDAVWRQLQPCLAKALADLDAMRRVEGANLAEDFKQRLAAIETMLAEIDAQAGQVPEMYRQRLVERIEALTHGIVEIDQTRIAQEAALLADRSDISEEIVRARSHIQQFRSLMADDAPAGRPLNFLLQEFNREFNTMGSKSGKASMSHTIVAVKSELEKLREQVQNVE, via the coding sequence ATGATCAAGAGCATGACCGCCTACGCCCGGGTGGAACAGCAGGTCGCGCCGTTCACCTTCCGTATCGAGGTGCGAACGTACAACAGCCGCCACCTGGACGTGGCCCTGAAACTGACCCACGGTTTCGAACCGCTGGAGGAGCGCATCAAGACCCGCATTGCCGGGACCGTGGCCCGGGGACGGGTGGAGATCCGTGTGATCATCCAGGACGAGTCCGAGGCGAGCACGGTGTTCGAGGTCAACCTGCCGCGGGCGAAAGCCTATCATCGGGCGCTGTGCGATCTGAACCAGGCCCTGGGAAAAAGCGACCCCGTCGCCATGGAGACGGTCCTGGCCACAGGTGGGCTGATCCAGACGGTAGAGGTGGAAAAGGATGTGGATGCGGTCTGGCGGCAGTTACAGCCGTGTCTAGCCAAGGCGCTTGCCGATCTGGACGCCATGCGCCGGGTGGAGGGGGCCAATCTGGCCGAGGACTTCAAACAGCGCCTGGCTGCCATCGAAACCATGCTGGCAGAGATCGACGCGCAGGCCGGTCAGGTGCCTGAAATGTACCGCCAGCGGCTTGTCGAGCGCATCGAGGCGCTGACCCATGGCATCGTCGAGATCGATCAGACCCGCATTGCCCAGGAAGCAGCCTTGTTGGCCGACCGCAGCGATATTTCCGAGGAGATCGTGCGGGCCAGAAGCCACATCCAGCAGTTCCGCTCGCTCATGGCCGACGACGCACCGGCCGGCCGGCCGCTCAATTTTCTGCTGCAGGAGTTCAACCGCGAGTTCAACACCATGGGCTCCAAATCGGGCAAGGCGAGCATGTCCCACACGATCGTGGCGGTGAAATCGGAGCTGGAGAAATTGCGCGAACAGGTTCAGAATGTCGAGTAG
- a CDS encoding DUF370 domain-containing protein translates to MEKKLLNIGFGNTVVAERVVAIVSPSSSPMKRLKDEAREQRHLVDATQGRRTRAIIVMDSNHIVLSAIQFETVAQRFEDLKKEKVSVNGPDGPQ, encoded by the coding sequence ATGGAAAAAAAACTGCTCAATATCGGTTTCGGCAACACGGTGGTGGCCGAACGGGTGGTGGCCATTGTCTCCCCCAGTTCCTCGCCCATGAAGCGGCTCAAGGACGAGGCCCGCGAACAGCGGCATCTGGTGGATGCGACCCAGGGACGGCGGACCCGGGCCATCATTGTCATGGACAGCAATCATATCGTGTTGTCCGCGATCCAGTTCGAAACCGTGGCCCAGCGGTTCGAGGATTTGAAAAAGGAAAAGGTGAGTGTGAATGGACCCGATGGCCCCCAATGA